The DNA sequence TTAGTTAGGTATCATCAAATCAATTAATTGAAAGCATTAAGTAACTATGTTCGGGAAACCTGATGGTCTAAATATTAGATGCTAAAATActatatgtaggtaggtataggtcttcaattattataattatcttttctCTACCCTGTTCATGAAATATCTTACGTCTTTAGGTCTTAAGTTTTTGAGTCTGTCACTCCCTGTTAAAATAAACCTGCTATCAATGCCCAACTTAagcttagtttatttttttaacgttttctcCTTCCAGCATTACGTACTTCCGTATCATCTCTGCATAGATCTAATAGCCGAAGTCCTACGAGGCCTCCGAAGTCAGCGGGCAAAAACCCTCAAGGTATTGTATTCGTCACCCACTTTACTTTCTGAATTAATCTTTGTACTTCtcaatcaataaatcattaatttattgctaCATATCTTTTACTTGCGTGACTTGGTACTTAATTTTGCACTTTTTAGATGTATCAAGTTCTCCTACAATAAAAATGAAGCCTGCTCATACTGTTCTCAACGGTCTCCACGATCATCGCGAAGTCAAGAACCATAGCCCAGGTAGTGGACTTGCCTACTTAAGAACCCAATGGGTTTTCTATGTTCGTGTAAATTCTAGATAGAATTCATCTCCCACAACTTGTTTACTGGGTAAaacactatttataatttttatataggTTGTAACAGTTGATTATACAAATCTTCTATGATGTTAGGGCAATGTCCAATTCTTACTTCTTCGAACCCCTTATTTGTTTCCAGATTGCCAAAAAACGCCGCCACGGTCGCCGAACAGAGGTAGATCGCCTATACAAGCAAAGCGAACCTTGCCAGGTAATAATGACTAACAATTTGAGTAACTACGATTGAGgcattatttgcattttatttttattttggggTATATCGGTGAGCGACCGACATCGACAGTTCGAAcagcgcatgtaggtattaaataaatacctctAACCAACAATCAACGCCGCCCATTTGAAACTTTCCATAatggtaaaacggggtgaatagagtttcaaggggtgaatagagaatagtgttttttagggggttacatgaatattttcttacattcaaATGCTTAGACtcagttactttatgaaatacttgtgagtctgcgtataatctttatgttttgtctagttaaacgtccaaattttaataaaaactttgtttctatccaccccagaAAACCCTCTATTCACTCCGTTTTACGGTAGTGTGTGTATGGTACAAGTTTAGGAaaattaaagtacctacttGAGTATGTACGTGGTGTCCAACTAATATCTCATTTCTTATAGAACTCAAAAAACCTGGTAGTCCCAAAAAGGCGTTACCATCCCAAGGTGTGAGAGAAAGACAAAAAAGTTCGGTCAATAGCGATGGAGCTGCCCCTGAAATGCATCACTCTCATCCCGTCAGACCGAATCGTAAGAGATTTttgctaattaaaatattatcagtttTCATCCCTACTTGAAACCAATTGAAATAAGTGCTTTCTTTTCAAATTGCTGAATCATCGCAAAGTGCAAGTCACTTCCTGAAGGCATGTGAGCGGCAGGACGGGGGAGGGCGCCACTGACGAAGCGCACACGACGTCTGCCTCCCCCGTGCCTCCGCTCACGTACAAGGAGGTAACTCGCATTTGTGTGCACACTCCATTAAATATTCCAAATCAAAAGGTGTTAActgacaaaaataatcaaatcctaaaaaaaaatatagagtaaATATGATTTTCTGGTGTTCCAGCCACAGGCCACAGCAATCGGAGCTTCAAACCCCAGTTGGAAGACATAAAGAGTTCCTAccttttgttaaacaaaaagcCCCAGGATCTTACCATAAAAGCTTGTGCTAATTCCGGTATTCGGATTCATTACGAatgtgtttaattaataaatgaggCTGTCTGCACACAAGTGGCCCAACCCACATatatcatgtatttttattcgGATTAACCATGTTGCATGtgtattgtaaattgttttgagtTGAATTGTCGTTTTGGAATGTGGGTTTGTACACTTTTGCACATAACATCCTCAaatgttatacaaataatttcattagtaatatatttctattattttagtGAAAACTGGGCTGGGTCTGCATTCCTATTCATTTTCAAGAGTGACTGATTATTGATTTTATGTCTAAAGGATCTTTGTAACTAAAGGAATCCAGTCCAATTTCACACAAGGTAATAGAACACCCTCACTTTTTAATGTTCATATTGTCTGTTTCTATAACTAAACAGCTTATTCtcttttagcaaaaaaaaaaccacatgTACCAAGATTAAACCCTGTAACTGAGGAAGTGAGGAAACAACAACTCAcagaagtaaaacaaaaatttcaaagTAAACACTTTTGGATTGAATCAAGTTAGTTGTAGGCAATTACAAAATCttgaaatttttttttccttatattttatctaaatgattgATTGTTACacgtaacattattttgttttagaatatgACAAAATTGAAGGACTCAACTGGATCTCATggaaataaacacaaattaaattataactcatctgttattaataaatttatagtgATAGTAACACTGCATTGTGGTGTGTATTGTTAAAGTTTACGAGCATAAtgtgtcaattaaaaaaattgaaaaacaatgcTGTATTTACTTAGAGCCTGAACCAGAACCCTTGTCCTTGTCCTTTTGATCTTTGTCATCTTTCTCATCCTTATCCTTCTTTATGGTGGACATGGCATTACGGATAGCTTCACTCTGGGGGTCCACACCCGGCAGGTTTTCCAGCACACTTTGGAGGAAAGCAGGATCATTCATAACTTCAGCATACTCCTCTGACACGTCCATGCTCTCCTCAGCTTGTGGACCTTCTTGTTGCATGCTCATTTGCATAGCTAGAGCAATTTGTTCTTCTTCAGACAGTTCCATAGCTTCATGACCTAGAGACATGGCTAAGGCCCGTTCCATGCCAGTATTCTGAGGCTCACCAGTCTTGCCAGGCTCTCCTTCAGCAGTAGTTTGTTGGCGGCGAGACTCCTCCTCCTGGCGTTGCCTTTGCTCCTCCATTGATACACGCAAAGCAAGTGCAAGTTCTGGATCTTCATTGGGATCAACACCAAACTCAAATGGTGATAGGCCTGAGCCTGAAGGCCCTGCTCCATCACCACCAATCAAGGGGCTAGATATTAAAGCTTCAGACAGCACTACACAGCCACCAGCTGGGACAGAAACTAAGTGGCTGCCTCCAGCATTGTTATCCTTGCCGTTCAAGGTATTGACAAAGGATGTCAAGAGAGGATTATTTTCAGAATCTTCACCAAACGAGACAACGTCACAATTCACCTTCTCTTTCTTAAGCCTCTTAGCTAGTTTGACCAATTCTTTTTCGTCTGACTCTACTGGCGAGCCGACAAAAACGACAATTCGCATCTTGTGATTCTTTCCCTGACGATGCTTCAAAGCTAAGTGGGCAATTCTGATGCCCGTCAACAAGTTGATGTTACCATTGGGCTGAACACGGTGCAACTTGGACATAATGCGCCCCACATCGCTGGTTAGTGTGGCTAGTACTTCTACATTAGCTAAAGTCAGCAAACCCACATTATTCTCAGGATTTGACCGTGTTTTGGAATGGCATACCAGATTTACGGCATCTTGCTGTGCTTGCAGTCTTGTAGGTAGGAAATCTCCATTTCTCATATAATCACTGTTATCCACACAAATCATAGTACTTTCTAAGACCATTTTTCTAGATTATTCAGCGACGGTTTttcgaaataaacaaattgagaCCACCTCACAAAGAATGAAATTTGCTGTATAATAATCATAGACAtcaaaatttagaaatatagatCCAAAGCTACAGATTATACTTCAAACCGGGTGTTTGCtttctatcaaataaattacaaataaggactaaattaaataaacacaaaacttttaacattatattaatatcctcataaaaatatataaaatcaattttattttcttgttaggTTTTTATAAGAATCAATACCAACGAAAAACAGATAGACGTATGACTTGTCTATGGGACCCGATTGACAGATCGACTGGCTGAACACTGAGTTTtcactaaataaattttagaaaccCGAAGGAATCATGGGTTTCGGTGATTATCCTAAGGAATACAACCCCTCAGTCCATGGGCCATACGACCCAGCCCGCTTCTATGGAAAACGTAAGTTAAACTTCACATAAATAATGTTACCCTTGAGTTTACCATTGCCGATTATGTAATTTTCAATCTCGTTTTCAGCTGATACTCCGTTTGGCCAAGTGAAAATCAATGAGCTCGGTGGTTGGTTAGCCCGCAGGAACAAGTCGCCCCAGGCCATCGCTGGAGCTTTCAGCCGAGGTATAATCTTTATTActtatatatacctacttaggTGTACAACATATCCTACCGATATTTGAGGTTATAGGTGTAGCGTAGCTGAGggtatccatttattttataaatgaaactaaaaataataaataattctcaaaaGTGATGAATATGTTAAATCTAAGACAAGGAAAGACATACTGAAACAAGATTGACTTTTCTTACTACAAAACATTTTGTGCTTCCTAAATTTTCTTTGTAAGTCAAATAACAGACCTTAAAGTAAATTAACTATAAAGCTAATTTCATAAGATAGCTAATTTTAATGTCTTATTGACCTGTCATTATATGAATGACTTTTCATTGTGTTGATTTTCCAGCCTGGTGGAGGTGGCAACACAAGTATGTGCAGCCAAAGAAGGTCGGCATTGCGCCCTTCTTGCAGCTGCTGACTGGCAGCATGGCTTTCTTCTATATGATTAACTACGGAAAGATGAGTaagttacataaatacatttccTTGATTTCacagaataaacaaaacagGATGTTTTAGAAATAATCAAGGTAAGGGCAAATATGAACAAAAGgagaaaaaagtgttttgttactttatttaaaataataagtctcTTTTATCCCAGTTATAAAGTCAGATTGGTATTGGACAATACTATCTAAATAGAGGTCGGAGAAACagatatgttaaaaaaaaatagcatgtGTAATCCAGATaataaaatagacattttatCTGCTCATAATTAGTTAGTTAatcatgtttcttttattttcagagcACCACAGGAATTACAAATACCACTAATCTGGATCCTTGCATCTCCATCAGcatgttatttatgtatgcaattaattaaaagatactGTATGTGCTAGATCAATCATACTGCAATAAAAATTAGTGTGAACcgttttttgtgtattatttacataataatccCCCTAGTAGAGGTTTTACAGGTGAAGTAACACCTCTGCTACACATGTGATGTATAGACCATTTGTTTAAgcattaaaaagaaacttaactATGTTTCGGTCTTATATAAAAATTcagtttataaaagaaatttatctaaaaacaaatgttacagGTTTCCAAATATAATATACCACTAAAGTAAATCAGTCGTTTTTTATTATGCATTTGTTTTAGGTTTAGGTTCTGTATGATGAGATAGTTAACCTTTTATGAACTCTTTAACAAATGGAGTTTGATTATGtactaatatttaatatttttgttactaaaaatacaatGGCCAGAGCAGGTACTTAGGTACACAAGACAGGGGGTCATCAACAGTTTTAAATCACCTGATAGCAATTAGAATTAAAGTTTTCTGTATCACAAAAATGCAACTGCAAGTTATGACGCATTGAattcaataataacaaaatactactTATTTTTAGGTCCAACAATAcaggaaaaaaacaaaatttattacagTATGTTTGCTACATCCTAAATGTATATGTAACTTtaccattataaaaataataaccttaTGGTCCTAGGTATATAGTAAAAAAGCCAATCTATCTAGAGTAGtacaaataaactaacaaaaatggGGTACCCAGTCATATTAAAAAACAGGAGATTGTAAGTTAGAATAAATATACTACTTTCTtcagtaataaataactatagtgactgttaaaaaatagtataaaaataaaacaatgaattggaaaaaatattttaattacttaatagcaataataatttattcaacacATGCATTCTTCACACACACTGACATACAGTTTATCAAATGCAATAGTCTGTTGATCTCCAGAACTGACGCAACTGCGGCACACGACTTTACTGAGATGTGATatcacataagtgtcccatgaattaatctgtaacaaaaatttacatattggtttatttaaatagcagtatattttaatgtcacGAAGTATAGTTAATAGgaatagaataaaattgtttatttgcttGCAGTGCAATAtggattttatcaaaatattctatGTTTTGTTGACTAATACGATGTTACAagcatacaataaaaaaatgaaatacattcTTCTTCTTACATTATGGTTGTGAAATGATTTTAACAGCAAGTATGTCTTTAATGTTAATCCACATCCCATGATGATCATGAGTTAGTAGTCAAGTTGCTAGATTTACATATTTCaaggtattttatttgcaatctCTTATAATACCTctttgttacaataaaatttatcaaattataaaaatccaaTTAGATGATATAAtgacaaaacaattgaatgttaatcattcaatttgtttttattcattcaaaCCATTGTATTGGTGCTTGAGActgaaatataatgaaataaattaaatgattacttTTATTGTACTGAGACTATCTTAGGGAACAGAAGTTGCAAAATATGTGACCTAGGATTTTATGGAAAGTTGGGTGATCTTAGTTTTGTGGATTAGATACAAGGAATGCCAATATCAAAGTAATATTGATAATACTATAGGTAATTCAAGATGGTCACAAACtcagtttatatattttgtacgaATCTGctagaaattcatttttttatctgaataaaaaatacaacctaacctaacttttatagatttatactttatacatattatatcattattGATGACAGAGTGAGGTGAATGACCTTTCTATTCACAGATCAAGATCTAATGGCAGATGAATCTTGGAAACATATGACAATCAAACTTTAGCATTAAATGTTTAACcttacctattattttatttgagctaCTTTACAATTCAGATTTGCCCATGTATTTGGGCTTCAGCTCTTCTATTCTCTTGATAAAGTCGGTCTTCTCGATGCAACCGTCGCAGACCTCATCCCAGTCGTTCAGGATTTTCTTTAAATCACGGACTTTGAGTTTCTTTAAATCTACATTCTTCAGGTCTATTTGTTTGTCAAACCTGAGGTCACAGATCTGTGCGTCCTTCTTCTTCAACTTCTCACAGATCTTGTCAGCCGGCATGGACCAACTGAGCGGCTTCGAAAGTTCGCCCAGGATACCGGTGGCAGACTCTTCTAACCCGCCCAAATAGTAACAAAACCTGTTCTCTTTATTTTTGGAACCTTTACAGAATTTTTTAAACTCAGCCTCGATTAATTTTGGGTTCTTTTTTACATCATCTGTTAACGTGGCGGCGAATTTTTCCACAGTTTTGATACAAACTTCGCATTCGCCTTCCTTTAGAGCGAGTGCAACCTGGACGATTGTCGctaagaataataaatgaaacacgtttaatttatacattttgcaCTGATTTTATATAATGATATACGCTAAATTTAACTCCAGCTGTTAAATACACCGCAACTTGTTACagaataaatagaaatagtACAAATTTCAAGTGATAGAAGAATCTCGTCCATTCATCGAAACGAAAACGTTGACAGCTTTACTTGGCGAGCTGTGATTGGTGCACGTTGCGGCAAGCTGGTGATGTGGACGTGTTACTAAATTATGCTGTCAAAATTGCATGTGGTTCAATTGAACTAAGTATTGCAATAGTAAATACCAATTATCATtaggtatttagtttttattaatataatggtATGTAAAATGGTAAAATGGTGGTAATAATGCTAGGATATAGAGATATCAAAgttcaacaaaataacaaaaaagtaaacatacaaataaaaagttttccgCTCTTATAAAATCTTTTAGCATTGTTTAGTAGTCTTTATACGGTTTAAGACAAACCGacagattattataaaatatccaTTTATGGCTTTGGAATCGTTTGTAGACTACAcaacaagtatttttaaaaatcaatatccaGATTTGATAATTTAAGTATCAGTTACGGTAGGCTCAAACATGTTGGCctaaattaactataaaacaattactgctaaacaacaaaaaatagttataaaacaaCGTGTCTTTGAACAAGCACAAGAGACTGCATTCGAATATCTTGATCTACTCAATGcgatattgtttaatttttcttttaatattcacagacaaaatgaaatttaacttatttttttaaatattgcacacattttaaatgtattaagtaCAACCTACtttgtttgataaatttatattaagatcAATATTATGTGGGTTGTGTGTAATTCGAGAAATTAAGTATGTAAGTGCTTTGTCCCCTCATAATACGGATTGCGAAAGTAATTGATCTATAGTTATGCTTGCTCTCCGTCCTTATAAGAGATGCATACGCTATTGGAGAAATGTGaggaatgatttatttaaatttaaaataattagtggTATAAGTCCAGAAtgcttgtttcttttttaaatttgcttAGTTGATTTGACAATCAGCCTCACTGATCCGATTTGACAGCTGACATTTTAGattgacattaaaattgtcAGTGTCACAGACAGACtgaatggaatatttattatcagTGTTATTTACTGGTTGGAAGAAATCGCTTTGAAAGTATACTTGTTTTGAGCTGgatctaatttaatattttactgtttattcATAAGTGACCTGCTGTTTTAATAACCATGTACAAAATACTATTGGCTTGCACACGAGCCTATCAAAAAAAGTTATATCCGCTGTATGTAACCTCAAATGTATTATAACCCGCCTAAAAGTTTCCAAAAAATTCGTTAATAGAGTTTA is a window from the Trichoplusia ni isolate ovarian cell line Hi5 chromosome 3, tn1, whole genome shotgun sequence genome containing:
- the LOC113492135 gene encoding putative ATP synthase subunit f, mitochondrial, coding for MGFGDYPKEYNPSVHGPYDPARFYGKPDTPFGQVKINELGGWLARRNKSPQAIAGAFSRAWWRWQHKYVQPKKVGIAPFLQLLTGSMAFFYMINYGKMKHHRNYKYH
- the LOC113492132 gene encoding 26S proteasome non-ATPase regulatory subunit 4, encoding MVLESTMICVDNSDYMRNGDFLPTRLQAQQDAVNLVCHSKTRSNPENNVGLLTLANVEVLATLTSDVGRIMSKLHRVQPNGNINLLTGIRIAHLALKHRQGKNHKMRIVVFVGSPVESDEKELVKLAKRLKKEKVNCDVVSFGEDSENNPLLTSFVNTLNGKDNNAGGSHLVSVPAGGCVVLSEALISSPLIGGDGAGPSGSGLSPFEFGVDPNEDPELALALRVSMEEQRQRQEEESRRQQTTAEGEPGKTGEPQNTGMERALAMSLGHEAMELSEEEQIALAMQMSMQQEGPQAEESMDVSEEYAEVMNDPAFLQSVLENLPGVDPQSEAIRNAMSTIKKDKDEKDDKDQKDKDKGSGSGSK
- the LOC113492134 gene encoding mesencephalic astrocyte-derived neurotrophic factor homolog, translated to MYKLNVFHLLFLATIVQVALALKEGECEVCIKTVEKFAATLTDDVKKNPKLIEAEFKKFCKGSKNKENRFCYYLGGLEESATGILGELSKPLSWSMPADKICEKLKKKDAQICDLRFDKQIDLKNVDLKKLKVRDLKKILNDWDEVCDGCIEKTDFIKRIEELKPKYMGKSEL